One Danio aesculapii chromosome 22, fDanAes4.1, whole genome shotgun sequence genomic window carries:
- the LOC130216613 gene encoding stonustoxin subunit beta-like, translating to MEKYRPRIFGLFLLIFADYYLTKVCTKDHNGETLAREELLKYACNLTLDPNTAHEMLSVAEDNKTLVRNSEPMIYPDHPDRFTGLPQILCKERLSGRCYWEAEWKGLGDMVVSYGGISRKGESLDCRFGANEKSWILSCFIGWKLIAWHDNMGAYIPLPTTPYNRIGVYLDEPAGILSFFSVPDENTLNHLYTFNTKFTEPLYAGFVLYTESVTLCDPNSFTCTITPM from the exons ATGGAGAAATATAG ACCAAGGATTTTTGGCTTGTTTCTGCTGATATTTGCTGATTATTACTTAACAAAAG TCTGTACCAAGGATCATAATGGAGAGACCCTAGCAAGAGAAGAACTACTAAAAT ATGCCTGTAATCTCACTCTTGATCCAAACACGGCACATGAAATGCTCTCAGTTGCAGAGGACAACAAAACATTGGTGCGTAACTCAGAGCCGATGATTTATCCTGATCACCCAGACAGATTTACTGGCCTCCCGCAGATTCTGTGTAAAGAGCGTCTGTCTGGACGCTGCTACTGGGAGGCAGAGTGGAAAGGACTTGGTGACATGGTGGTGTCCTATGGAGGAATCAGCCGGAAAGGAGAAAGTCTTGATTGTCGATTCGGAGCCAATGAAAAATCCTGGATTCTGAGCTGCTTTATTGGATGGAAACTGATTGCCTGGCATGATAACATGGGAGCTTATATTCCTCTCCCAACAACTCCTTATAACAGAATAGGGGTATATCTGGACGAGCCGGCTGGCATTTTGTCCTTCTTCAGCGTCCCTGATGAAAACACACTCAATCACTTGTACACATTCAACACCAAATTTACTGAACCCCTCTATGCAGGATTTGTGCTTTATACAGAGTCAGTGACTTTGTGTGATCCTAACTCTTTCACATGTACAATCACACCCAtgtga